One Streptomyces lincolnensis genomic region harbors:
- a CDS encoding SAM-dependent methyltransferase — translation MTDEAADSTQEAFAKIDTSVPQSARIWNYWLGGKDNYEVDRVAGDAFREIFPGIETGARAARYFLARAVRHLAAEEGIRQFLDIGTGLPNVDNTHQIAQRVAPDSRIVYVDNDPLVLAHARALLTSTPEGVTNYVDADLRDPGTILREAARTLDFDRPVALMLMGILGHIEDDDEASSIVRQLVAGLPPGSFLVQYDSTNTSEAYVTAIHQYNEGGSIPYILRSPEQIARFFDGLELLEPGVTSCSRWRPDTAALDLPAEVHQYGGVALKR, via the coding sequence ATGACTGATGAGGCAGCCGACTCCACGCAGGAGGCGTTCGCCAAGATCGACACCTCGGTGCCGCAGTCGGCCCGGATCTGGAACTACTGGCTGGGAGGGAAGGACAACTACGAGGTCGACCGGGTGGCCGGCGACGCCTTCCGCGAAATCTTCCCCGGCATCGAGACCGGAGCCCGTGCCGCCCGGTACTTCCTCGCCCGCGCGGTCCGTCACCTGGCCGCCGAGGAGGGCATCCGGCAGTTCCTGGACATCGGCACCGGGCTGCCCAACGTCGACAACACCCACCAGATCGCCCAGCGGGTGGCCCCGGACAGCCGGATCGTCTACGTCGACAACGACCCGTTGGTGCTGGCCCACGCCCGCGCGCTGCTCACCAGCACACCGGAAGGCGTCACCAACTACGTCGACGCCGACCTGCGCGACCCGGGCACCATCCTGCGGGAGGCCGCGAGGACGCTGGACTTCGACCGCCCCGTCGCCCTCATGCTGATGGGCATCCTCGGCCACATCGAGGACGACGACGAGGCGTCCTCCATCGTGCGGCAGCTCGTGGCCGGCCTGCCCCCCGGCAGCTTCCTCGTGCAGTACGACAGCACGAACACCAGCGAGGCCTACGTCACGGCCATCCATCAGTACAACGAGGGCGGTTCGATCCCGTACATCCTGCGCAGCCCCGAGCAGATCGCCCGCTTCTTCGACGGGCTGGAACTGCTCGAACCGGGCGTGACGTCGTGCTCGCGCTGGCGTCCCGACACCGCGGCCCTGGACCTGCCCGCGGAGGTGCACCAGTACGGCGGTGTGGCCCTCAAGCGCTGA
- a CDS encoding NAD(P)/FAD-dependent oxidoreductase, whose amino-acid sequence MSPRSAVVVGAGMAGLATAWFLQEAGVEVTVVDREGVAAGASWGNAGWLSPALTVPLPEPAALKLGAHTLFSPASPLYIPPRADLRLARFLLAFTRNCTHRHWRVAMSALAALNRGALSAYDELAEGGITEPTRAGDPCLLAFTSPAGRAALVAELDAVRAAGQDVAYDLLTGAEAREQEPALSARVDAAVLLHGQRHLNPGAYVAALADAVRDRGGKVLTGLEVSRVRDLGPDVVVLGSDGTSLRADTAVLAPGAWLDRLAAPFGVRTPVQSGRGYSFSLPPEGLPGRPTYFAEQRVVCSPLGDRVRVAGMMEFTAPDRPADPRRIEAIVAAARGLLPAADFDRRTDVWAGPRPCTADGLPLVGPTRSPRVHVCGGHGMWGIALGPLSGKLLAESIVTGRPAPELTALHPLR is encoded by the coding sequence GTGAGCCCGCGCAGCGCCGTCGTGGTCGGCGCGGGCATGGCGGGGCTGGCGACGGCCTGGTTCCTCCAGGAGGCGGGTGTCGAGGTCACCGTGGTCGACCGCGAGGGCGTGGCGGCCGGGGCCTCGTGGGGCAACGCGGGCTGGCTGTCCCCCGCCCTGACCGTCCCGCTCCCCGAACCGGCCGCCCTGAAGCTGGGCGCGCACACCCTGTTCTCCCCCGCGTCCCCGCTCTACATCCCCCCGCGCGCGGATCTCCGGCTGGCCCGCTTCCTGCTGGCGTTCACCCGCAACTGCACCCACCGGCACTGGCGGGTGGCCATGTCCGCGCTCGCCGCGCTCAACCGCGGGGCGCTCTCGGCGTACGACGAACTGGCCGAGGGCGGGATCACCGAGCCGACCCGTGCGGGCGACCCGTGCCTGCTCGCCTTCACCTCCCCGGCCGGCCGGGCCGCGCTCGTCGCGGAACTGGACGCGGTGCGCGCGGCGGGCCAGGACGTCGCCTACGACCTGCTCACCGGGGCCGAGGCACGCGAGCAGGAGCCGGCGCTCTCGGCCCGCGTCGACGCGGCCGTCCTCCTGCACGGCCAGCGGCACCTGAATCCCGGGGCGTACGTCGCGGCGCTGGCCGACGCGGTCCGCGACCGGGGCGGCAAGGTCCTCACGGGCCTGGAGGTCTCCCGGGTACGGGATCTGGGCCCGGACGTCGTCGTCCTGGGCTCCGACGGCACCTCTCTGCGGGCCGACACGGCCGTCCTGGCCCCGGGTGCCTGGCTCGACCGGCTCGCGGCGCCCTTCGGCGTGCGGACCCCGGTGCAGTCCGGCCGCGGCTACAGCTTCAGCCTGCCGCCGGAGGGGCTGCCCGGCCGGCCCACGTACTTCGCCGAGCAGCGGGTGGTCTGCTCGCCGCTCGGGGACCGGGTGCGGGTGGCGGGCATGATGGAGTTCACGGCGCCCGACCGGCCCGCCGATCCCCGTCGCATCGAGGCGATCGTCGCCGCGGCCCGTGGCCTACTCCCGGCGGCCGACTTCGACCGCCGTACCGACGTCTGGGCCGGCCCGCGTCCGTGCACCGCCGACGGCCTGCCCCTGGTCGGCCCGACCCGCTCGCCCCGCGTCCACGTCTGCGGCGGCCACGGTATGTGGGGCATCGCCCTGGGGCCCCTGAGCGGCAAGCTCCTGGCGGAGTCGATCGTGACCGGCCGCCCGGCCCCCGAACTGACGGCGCTGCATCCCCTGCGGTGA
- a CDS encoding helix-turn-helix domain-containing protein, with product MGTKEAARTPFLNDALDGRSAGPTVPRLVLGARLRRLREERDVSRTAAGQVIRASRSKISRMEAGRHRFKPRDVADLLTLYGVTDDAERATLMALVDQANTPAWWQYYNDVVPAWMQTYLGAEQAASLIRCFEVQRVPALLQTSDYARASIRLAHPDASAREIDRRVTLRTTRRRILDRPSPTRLWAVIDEAALRRPVGGTGVMRDQLRHLIECCRLPQVSVQVLPFHAGAHAGEAGPVTILRLPGGELPDVVYLEQLTTALYPDRPAEIECYWDVMNRLVVEAESPDETPTILHRILQET from the coding sequence ATGGGCACCAAAGAGGCCGCACGTACACCCTTCCTCAACGACGCCCTGGACGGCCGGTCGGCCGGTCCCACGGTGCCGCGCCTGGTCCTGGGGGCCCGGTTGCGCAGACTGCGGGAGGAACGGGATGTCTCCCGAACGGCCGCGGGGCAGGTCATCCGGGCCTCCCGGTCCAAGATCAGCCGCATGGAGGCGGGCCGCCACCGGTTCAAACCGCGTGACGTGGCCGATCTGCTCACCCTCTACGGAGTCACCGACGACGCCGAACGCGCCACCCTGATGGCGCTGGTGGACCAGGCCAACACCCCTGCCTGGTGGCAGTACTACAACGACGTGGTGCCCGCCTGGATGCAGACCTACCTCGGGGCCGAACAGGCGGCGAGCCTCATCCGCTGCTTCGAGGTGCAGCGCGTCCCCGCCCTGCTCCAGACCTCCGACTACGCGCGCGCCTCCATCCGGCTCGCCCACCCGGACGCCTCCGCGCGGGAGATCGACCGGCGGGTCACCCTGCGCACGACACGCCGGCGGATCCTGGACCGGCCGTCACCGACCCGGCTCTGGGCGGTGATCGACGAGGCGGCGCTGCGTCGGCCGGTGGGCGGCACCGGCGTCATGCGCGACCAGCTCAGGCATCTGATCGAGTGCTGCCGGCTCCCGCAGGTCTCCGTCCAGGTCCTGCCGTTCCACGCCGGCGCCCACGCGGGCGAGGCCGGTCCGGTCACCATCCTGCGGCTGCCCGGCGGCGAGTTGCCCGACGTGGTCTACCTCGAACAACTCACCACCGCTCTCTATCCCGACCGGCCGGCCGAGATCGAGTGCTACTGGGACGTCATGAACCGACTGGTCGTCGAGGCCGAGTCACCGGACGAGACCCCGACGATCCTCCACCGCATCCTCCAGGAGACCTGA